The genomic stretch tttttttttactaaTCTACCTATAGCTCATCTTTCCTGTTTTCTAGTACTTCTGTAGCCTCAtacatcctcttcttcgtatTTCGAGGTAGTTCCGCTTGcctctgtttctcttctggtGAAATGTCATCGATGTTAGtttcctcattctcctcttcttgttgttcattTACTTCTGTTGGCTCGTCTCTGTATCCCACTTCATTGTCCTCTACCATGTTGCCAATATGATCAATCATGCGGTCTTCTTTTGCCTCCGCAACTGGAGGTACGTCCCAGCTAGCTTGGCCGTCGGCAGTCTGAACATTTGCCTCGGTATGAAGAGTTGGAACCGGCACCTCCTGGGCTAGGCTTTGGCTAGAAATAGCAGACGGAGAAGGCTGAACGGCTTTGCTGGATAGGCCAACCGCGCCCAATATGGTGAATACGAGCTTCGCTGCTAATCTAATGGGCAACCATACAAGCCACCACATGGGTCCGTATAATATCCGGCGAAACAGAAGCCATGCAATGGTGCCAATTAGAATGTAAAACGCAGTTTCAAGATACCAGGTGTCGGACTTTTGCGAGCGAAGCAGCGAACCAACAAGGTTGCGTGACGATGATAAAAGAGTATCGAGCCCTGTATAAGATTCCGAGAGTGATGAAAGCGCAGCGGTCGATTGCTCTGTTATACAATTAGTCAAAGCCGCAAGTACAAGCAGGGGAGGGAACAGACCTAGTGTCTCTTGTGCGAATTGACTTCTAGATAATTCTGCCTGCATCAGATGATGCGTTCTCCGCAATGCCGCAGTAACATCACTTGACGTATTGAGCAAAACATCATCTTGTGTCAACTTCTCAGTCGactctctcttcctttcagCACTCTGAGATCTCGAGAATAGTAATTCCCTTTCTTTGCGCTTGGCAATCTCCGCATTCCGCTTCGCTTGTAACTGCGCATTTCGGAAGTCTCCTCTCGTTCTGTTATGAACCTATTAGCTTCATGAAGAAAAATATAGCAGCCGTACATGCCGCACAGCACAGACAGTACGAGATATCCCACTCACTTTTTCAAGTCTTCCGCTAGTCTCCCTGCCAACGCAACAACCCGTTCCCGTTCTAACTCCTTCTCATTGTCCACTCCTTTTCGTCTGCCTTCCGTGGCAGTTTCTAATGCTTCGACATCAACCCTCAAGACCTCCAATTGTATCTCTGCCTCTTTCAGCAGACTATGGATCTCCGCTCCCAATTCCAACCGAGCTTCATCGCCTTGCCCGACGGCAGTCGTAAAGTTCCGCAATCGCGACACGAGAGGGTGAATCTGTGCTAAAGAAGTCGAGAGCTCTTTTAGACGAGCTTGAAGGGCGGATATAGAAGACATATTCAAGGTAGCGTGCAGAGCGATGTTGTAATCATTCGGCGGTTTCAGATAGGTTGGTATGACCAGTCGTGGCGGTATTCTGGCGGGCATATAATCGAATTTATTTCAACCAGCCCTCTAGAGGCCCTGCGCCAGCTTCGGAAGTTAAGTGTACCACAAAATAGCAAAGGTTATGCTAGCAGTAGAAGACACAATTCCATCAATACGGCCAATCTGGCCGCAGCGTCATCGGTCCAGGAACAATTGACTATatccgaaaaagaaggcgGTGTTTATCTAGGAAGGCGGTCTATAAGGGTAGCGCTGGTTAGACCTTGAGAACGCCGACCGTGGAGAAGACTTCGTCGCTGGTATAGTTTGATAATTGTAACTCTACGAGAAATAGAATTTTTCGATCAAGAATGAGCTTGTATGAAAGACAAAGCTGTACAGACTCTAGCAAGATTTTAGAGTATCGAAAGAAGCCATTTTTGGTTGGATTCGACGGCTAAACTCTGAGCGATACAAAAGATACACAATTCAACGATGCAATTAATGGAGTGTTCAAAATATTCTGCCAGGTGATACTTACATGGGCGACCGCTTGCAGGGATAGATCATCCAATCAATGTTTGCATCTCCGTCAAACACCAAACATTCCTCCGCTTCCCGGTCCCTGGAGAAAGTCGAGGTAATTTTCTCGGGTTTGATATACAACCGCAAATACGCCGTTAATTCCCATCATTGACGTTGCAAAATCGAAGATATCCATAACATTGAGTTCTCATACTATTGAAATTGAACTGAAAAGCCAAAGCCGCGCGCAAAAGTCAGTTATCCGACGAATCAATTGTAGGACACCCAACTGATCTGATCCAACAGACCTCCAATTGCTCAAGCTCTCCGATCCAACAAGATCGGGTCCAATTCTTCAAGATGACTATTCCTGTCCAGACGATCACCACTCTCCGCACAAGCTTCAACCCGTTCTCTAAGTCCTCCCGCCCCTGCAGGATTCTACTTTCTATCCTCCGCAATCCCAATACCGCCCCGGCATCCAGTCCTACAcacatcgatatcaaggTTAACCAACTCCCGCGTGTCTCCACACAACAGCCCGAGGTAACAGTGGGCTTCAAAGGAGGGAAGGAACTTAAGATCGAGGTCGGAAAGCGCCAGCTGAAGATCGGCGATGTCATCGAGGAAATTGCGCGCGTGGGACGGGCTATCGAACGAGAGGAGAGCTTGAAGGGTTAACTGAGTTTCTTG from Aspergillus oryzae RIB40 DNA, chromosome 1 encodes the following:
- a CDS encoding uncharacterized protein (predicted protein), which translates into the protein MQAELSRSQFAQETLGLFPPLLVLAALTNCITEQSTAALSSLSESYTGLDTLLSSSRNLVGSLLRSQKSDTWYLETAFYILIGTIAWLLFRRILYGPMWWLVWLPIRLAAKLVFTILGAVGLSSKAVQPSPSAISSQSLAQEVPVPTLHTEANVQTADGQASWDVPPVAEAKEDRMIDHIGNMVEDNEVGYRDEPTEVNEQQEEENEETNIDDISPEEKQRQAELPRNTKKRMYEATEVLENRKDEL
- a CDS encoding uncharacterized protein (predicted protein) — translated: MPARIPPRLVIPTYLKPPNDYNIALHATLNMSSISALQARLKELSTSLAQIHPLVSRLRNFTTAVGQGDEARLELGAEIHSLLKEAEIQLEVLRVDVEALETATEGRRKGVDNEKELERERVVALAGRLAEDLKK
- a CDS encoding mitochondrial 54S ribosomal mL53 protein (predicted protein) produces the protein MFASPSNTKHSSASRSLEKVETSNCSSSPIQQDRVQFFKMTIPVQTITTLRTSFNPFSKSSRPCRILLSILRNPNTAPASSPTHIDIKVNQLPRVSTQQPEVTVGFKGGKELKIEVGKRQLKIGDVIEEIARVGRAIEREESLKG